One genomic region from Clarias gariepinus isolate MV-2021 ecotype Netherlands chromosome 22, CGAR_prim_01v2, whole genome shotgun sequence encodes:
- the epm2a gene encoding laforin isoform X2, whose product MRHTTNFYFSVAGQQAMHFSKILPQIWLGSCPRRVEHVTLKLKHELGVTAVMNFQTEWDVMTNSHGCRRDSNEHMTPETMMHLYRDCGLAYVWIPTPDMSTEGRVRMLPQAVYLLYGLLENGHSVYVHCNAGVGRSTAAVCGLLMYVLGWSLRKVQYYLTAKRAAVYIDEEALVRAREDFLLKFGRLRPSVCWSGMQEGGQCET is encoded by the exons ATGAGGCACACGACCAACTTCTACTTCAGCGTCGCCGGACAACAGGCCATGCACTTTTCCAA GATTCTGCCCCAGATTTGGCTGGGCAGTTGCCCCCGGCGGGTCGAGCACGTCACCCTGAAGCTGAAGCACGAGCTGGGCGTCACAGCAGTGATGAACTTCCAGACCGAGTGGGACGTTATGACCAACTCTCATGGCTGCCGGCGTGATTCCAACGAGCACATGACCCCGGAGACCATGATGCACCTGTACAGAGACTGTGGTCTGGCTTACGTCTGGATCCCGACGCCTGACATGAGcactgagg GACGTGTGCGGATGCTGCCCCAGGCCGTCTACCTGCTCTACGGGCTGTTAGAGAACGGTCACAGCGTGTACGTGCACTGTAACGCAGGCGTGGGTCGATCCACAGCCGCCGTGTGCGGCCTGCTGATGTACGTGCTCGGCTGGAGCCTCCGGAAGGTGCAGTACTACCTTACTGCCAAGAGGGCGGCGGTATACATCGATGAGGAAGCTTTGGTACGAGCACGAGAGGACTTCCTGCTGAAGTTTGGACGTTTACGTCCCTCAGTATGCTGGTCTGGGATGCAGGAGGGAGGGCAGTGTGAGACATAA
- the epm2a gene encoding laforin isoform X1 gives MLVFRFGVVLTPERADIQVFVSGSRAELGRWDAANAIEMKPTRTLATSCDPCLWLGEVHLTEPYTHKFWFKFLKRIDGNYIWEGNGPHHDRECVYDQSNTVDGVYCHPIGHWIEASGHTDEMRHTTNFYFSVAGQQAMHFSKILPQIWLGSCPRRVEHVTLKLKHELGVTAVMNFQTEWDVMTNSHGCRRDSNEHMTPETMMHLYRDCGLAYVWIPTPDMSTEGRVRMLPQAVYLLYGLLENGHSVYVHCNAGVGRSTAAVCGLLMYVLGWSLRKVQYYLTAKRAAVYIDEEALVRAREDFLLKFGRLRPSVCWSGMQEGGQCET, from the exons atGCTTGTGTTTAGGTTTGGGGTCGTTCTGACCCCCGAGCGCGCGGATATCCAGGTGTTTGTGTCGGGATCACGCGCGGAGCTCGGGCGCTGGGACGCGGCGAACGCAATCGAGATGAAGCCGACGAGGACGCTGGCGACCAGCTGCGACCCCTGCCTGTGGCTCGGGGAAGTGCACCTCACCGAGCCGTACACACACAAGTTCTGGTTCAAGTTCCTTAAACGGATTGATGGGAATTATATCTGGGAAG GTAACGGCCCGCATCATGATCGGGAGTGTGTGTACGACCAGAGCAACACGGTGGACGGGGTGTACTGTCACCCGATCGGACACTGGATCGAGGCGAGCGGCCACACAGACGAGATGAGGCACACGACCAACTTCTACTTCAGCGTCGCCGGACAACAGGCCATGCACTTTTCCAA GATTCTGCCCCAGATTTGGCTGGGCAGTTGCCCCCGGCGGGTCGAGCACGTCACCCTGAAGCTGAAGCACGAGCTGGGCGTCACAGCAGTGATGAACTTCCAGACCGAGTGGGACGTTATGACCAACTCTCATGGCTGCCGGCGTGATTCCAACGAGCACATGACCCCGGAGACCATGATGCACCTGTACAGAGACTGTGGTCTGGCTTACGTCTGGATCCCGACGCCTGACATGAGcactgagg GACGTGTGCGGATGCTGCCCCAGGCCGTCTACCTGCTCTACGGGCTGTTAGAGAACGGTCACAGCGTGTACGTGCACTGTAACGCAGGCGTGGGTCGATCCACAGCCGCCGTGTGCGGCCTGCTGATGTACGTGCTCGGCTGGAGCCTCCGGAAGGTGCAGTACTACCTTACTGCCAAGAGGGCGGCGGTATACATCGATGAGGAAGCTTTGGTACGAGCACGAGAGGACTTCCTGCTGAAGTTTGGACGTTTACGTCCCTCAGTATGCTGGTCTGGGATGCAGGAGGGAGGGCAGTGTGAGACATAA